From Shewanella yunxiaonensis, the proteins below share one genomic window:
- the fliQ gene encoding flagellar biosynthesis protein FliQ — protein sequence MTPEAFVDVLREALSVIVIIVSAVIVPSLIIGLIVSVFQAATSINEQTLSFLPRLLTTLFALMFLGHWLVQTLMDFFMEMVQRIPQVVG from the coding sequence ATGACACCGGAAGCTTTTGTCGACGTCCTACGTGAAGCGCTGTCGGTAATCGTTATCATTGTGTCTGCCGTGATTGTCCCCAGTTTGATTATTGGTTTGATAGTGTCGGTATTTCAGGCCGCAACTTCCATCAACGAGCAGACACTGAGTTTTCTGCCACGCCTGTTAACCACTTTGTTTGCATTAATGTTTCTCGGTCATTGGCTGGTACAGACGTTAATGGATTTCTTCATGGAAATGGTACAGCGGATCCCGCAAGTGGTGGGATAA
- the fliR gene encoding flagellar biosynthetic protein FliR has protein sequence MEILFDSLQQVLAAYLWPLFRIASMLMVMAIFGASTTPTRVRLLMAIAITVAVAPVLPAMPKIELLSLQSVFVTIQQLLIGSAMGFVTLLLMQTFVLTGQIIGMQTSLGFASMVDPASGQQTPVVGNFFLVLTTLIFLSVDGHLVLIRMLVASFNTIPVSTQGINIASYRELAEWGSYMFGAALTMSMSAIVALLTINLTFGVMTRASPQLNIFSIGFPVTMIGGLLILWLTLGPVMAHFDDVWHAAQVLLCDIAQLQCKVDGGF, from the coding sequence ATGGAGATCCTGTTCGATTCTCTTCAACAGGTGCTGGCGGCTTATCTTTGGCCGCTGTTTCGTATTGCCAGCATGTTGATGGTTATGGCGATATTTGGTGCCAGTACTACGCCGACACGGGTGCGATTGTTGATGGCGATAGCCATCACCGTGGCAGTGGCACCAGTGTTACCCGCCATGCCCAAAATAGAACTGTTATCCCTGCAATCGGTGTTTGTGACAATTCAGCAGTTGCTGATTGGCTCTGCGATGGGGTTTGTCACTTTGTTGCTGATGCAGACCTTTGTGCTGACCGGGCAGATCATCGGTATGCAAACCAGTTTGGGCTTTGCCTCGATGGTAGATCCTGCATCCGGGCAACAGACGCCAGTCGTCGGTAACTTCTTTCTGGTACTGACGACCTTGATTTTTCTCAGTGTCGATGGGCATCTGGTGCTGATCCGCATGTTGGTTGCCAGCTTTAATACCATTCCGGTATCCACGCAGGGGATCAACATCGCCAGCTATCGTGAATTGGCTGAATGGGGCAGTTACATGTTTGGTGCGGCATTGACGATGTCAATGTCCGCGATTGTAGCGTTGCTAACCATCAACCTGACCTTCGGCGTGATGACCCGCGCGTCGCCACAACTGAATATTTTCTCTATCGGGTTTCCGGTCACTATGATCGGTGGTCTGCTCATTTTGTGGCTAACGCTCGGCCCGGTAATGGCACATTTTGATGATGTGTGGCACGCGGCGCAGGTGCTGCTGTGCGATATTGCGCAACTGCAATGTAAAGTCGACGGAGGGTTCTGA
- the flhB gene encoding flagellar biosynthesis protein FlhB gives MAENQDGQEKTEQATSRRLEQAREKGQVARSRELGTSAVLLASGIGLLVLGPDIARSLKSAMTDIYTMDHSQIFDTNSMFTVWQTVISDLGWPILGFIAMLGVIAFVGNIVLGGITISSEAIMPKGSKMNPMTGLKRMFGIQALVELTKGIAKFSVVAIAAYLLLTYYFPEILGLSHDNLPGNVAHGLKLLIWIFILLSASTLLIVVIDVPYQLWNHNKQLRMTKQEVKDEYKDTEGKPEVKGRIRQLQREMAQRRMMSEVPKADVIVVNPEHFAVALKYDAKKSPAPYLVAKGTDEIAFKIREIAREYNVPIVAAPLLARAIYHTTKLEQQIPEGLFTAVAQVLAYVYQLRQYQKGRGRKPTPLPLNQPIPEEFRQY, from the coding sequence ATGGCTGAAAATCAGGACGGCCAGGAAAAGACCGAACAGGCGACGTCGAGGCGCTTAGAGCAGGCGCGCGAAAAAGGTCAGGTTGCACGTTCTCGCGAGTTAGGTACTTCGGCAGTGTTGTTGGCTTCAGGCATTGGCCTGTTAGTGCTGGGACCCGATATCGCCCGCAGTCTTAAGTCGGCGATGACCGATATTTACACGATGGATCATAGTCAGATCTTCGACACCAACAGTATGTTTACTGTGTGGCAAACTGTCATCAGTGATCTTGGCTGGCCGATATTGGGCTTTATTGCCATGCTCGGGGTGATCGCTTTCGTTGGTAACATAGTGCTTGGCGGCATCACTATCTCCTCAGAAGCCATCATGCCGAAAGGCAGCAAAATGAACCCGATGACGGGTCTTAAACGTATGTTTGGTATCCAAGCCTTAGTTGAACTCACCAAAGGGATTGCAAAGTTTTCAGTGGTCGCCATAGCGGCTTATCTGTTACTCACATATTATTTCCCGGAAATCTTAGGCCTGTCACATGATAATCTGCCGGGAAATGTTGCGCATGGGCTTAAGTTGCTGATTTGGATTTTTATTTTGCTGAGTGCATCGACCCTTCTGATCGTGGTTATCGATGTGCCATATCAGCTATGGAATCACAATAAGCAGTTACGGATGACCAAGCAGGAAGTGAAAGACGAATACAAAGACACAGAGGGTAAGCCTGAAGTGAAGGGACGTATTCGTCAGTTGCAGCGGGAGATGGCACAACGACGGATGATGTCTGAGGTGCCCAAAGCGGATGTGATTGTGGTTAACCCGGAGCATTTTGCGGTCGCACTCAAATACGATGCGAAAAAGTCTCCGGCGCCGTATCTGGTTGCAAAAGGGACTGACGAAATCGCCTTTAAAATCCGAGAAATTGCCCGGGAATATAATGTGCCCATTGTCGCCGCACCATTACTTGCTCGCGCGATTTACCATACTACAAAACTGGAGCAGCAAATTCCTGAAGGTTTGTTTACCGCTGTTGCTCAAGTGCTGGCCTATGTTTATCAGTTACGACAGTACCAGAAAGGCCGTGGTCGGAAACCTACACCGTTGCCACTTAACCAGCCAATACCTGAAGAATTCCGCCAATATTAA
- the flhA gene encoding flagellar biosynthesis protein FlhA gives MDVRATFGQLRQVKPATFKGIGTPLLVLAVLAMIVLPMPAFLLDILFSFNIALALVVLLVAVYTSRPLDFAAFPTVLLVATLLRLALNVASTRVVLLEGHNGPEAAGKVIEAFGTVVIGGNYAVGLVVFLILIIINFAVVTKGAGRISEVSARFTLDAMPGKQMAIDADLNAGIINQDQARLRRAEVTSEADFYGSMDGASKFVKGDAIAGILILCINIVGGFIIGIVQHGLSFSQAVEIYTLLTIGDGLVAQIPGLLLSIAAALMVTRQNESGDMGQQVVQQMFDNPKSLMIAAAVLFVMGIVPGMPHLAFLSFALLASTGAYFIFKRNEKNKQQALDLAKKGPTEKNLNEPKELSWDDVRPVDTIGLEVGYRLIPLVDKGQGGELLSRIKGVRKKLSQELGFLVPAVHIRDNLDLSPSAYRISLMGVACGEAEVRHDCELAINPGQVFGKLDGVETKDPAFGLDAVWIAPELREHAQTLGYTVVDTSTVIATHLSQLLTNNAAKLLGYEEVQQLLDMLAKRAPKLVDGFVPDVMSLGNVVKVMQNLLNEGVSVRDLRTIVQTLLEYGPKSNDTEVLTAAVRIALKRMIVQEIAGPEAEIPVITLAPELEQMLHQSMQATGGEGPNIEPGLAERMQKSLASAAQKQEMVGQPAILLTSGMLRATLSRFVKHTIPNLRVISYQEVPDEKQIRIVSAVGQ, from the coding sequence ATGGATGTAAGAGCGACATTCGGGCAACTGCGCCAGGTTAAACCTGCCACCTTTAAAGGGATTGGTACTCCGCTACTGGTGCTCGCCGTGCTGGCGATGATTGTGCTTCCGATGCCGGCGTTTCTGCTGGATATTCTGTTTTCATTCAACATTGCACTCGCATTGGTGGTGTTGTTGGTGGCGGTGTACACCAGTCGGCCGCTGGATTTTGCCGCATTTCCCACCGTGTTACTGGTCGCCACTTTGCTACGTTTGGCGCTGAACGTTGCCTCTACCCGAGTCGTGTTGCTGGAAGGTCACAACGGTCCGGAGGCGGCCGGTAAGGTGATTGAAGCCTTCGGAACTGTGGTGATTGGTGGCAATTATGCCGTAGGTCTGGTGGTCTTTCTGATCCTCATTATCATCAACTTTGCCGTTGTTACTAAAGGCGCTGGCCGCATCTCTGAAGTCAGTGCCCGCTTTACCTTGGATGCGATGCCTGGCAAGCAGATGGCGATTGATGCCGACCTTAACGCAGGCATTATCAATCAGGATCAAGCCCGTCTGCGCCGTGCGGAAGTAACCAGTGAAGCCGATTTCTACGGGTCTATGGATGGTGCCTCTAAATTTGTCAAAGGCGATGCTATCGCCGGTATTCTAATACTCTGCATTAACATCGTGGGCGGTTTTATCATCGGGATCGTGCAACATGGTTTGAGTTTCTCGCAGGCGGTTGAAATTTATACCTTGCTGACCATTGGTGATGGTTTAGTGGCACAGATCCCAGGCCTTTTATTGTCTATCGCTGCGGCCTTAATGGTGACACGGCAGAATGAGTCTGGCGATATGGGGCAACAAGTCGTTCAGCAGATGTTCGACAATCCTAAGTCACTGATGATCGCTGCCGCCGTGCTGTTCGTTATGGGCATTGTGCCTGGCATGCCACATCTGGCATTTCTTTCCTTTGCGTTGTTGGCCTCTACCGGCGCTTATTTCATTTTTAAACGTAACGAAAAGAATAAACAACAGGCGTTGGACCTGGCCAAAAAAGGTCCGACCGAAAAAAATCTTAATGAACCCAAAGAACTTAGTTGGGATGATGTTCGCCCCGTAGACACCATCGGCTTAGAAGTGGGTTATCGTCTGATCCCGTTGGTTGATAAAGGGCAGGGCGGTGAACTTCTCAGTCGTATTAAAGGCGTACGCAAAAAGTTATCGCAGGAACTGGGATTCCTGGTTCCTGCTGTGCACATTCGCGATAATTTAGATCTGTCACCTAGCGCCTATCGTATCTCACTGATGGGGGTAGCTTGCGGTGAGGCCGAAGTACGCCATGATTGTGAACTGGCAATCAATCCTGGCCAGGTGTTTGGCAAACTCGATGGTGTAGAAACCAAAGATCCGGCGTTTGGCCTTGATGCGGTGTGGATTGCGCCTGAATTACGTGAACATGCGCAGACGCTTGGCTATACCGTGGTGGATACTTCAACTGTTATCGCTACCCATTTAAGTCAGTTGCTTACAAATAATGCGGCCAAGCTACTTGGTTACGAAGAAGTACAACAGCTGCTGGATATGCTGGCCAAACGTGCGCCGAAACTGGTGGATGGTTTTGTGCCTGACGTTATGTCGCTGGGTAACGTTGTTAAGGTGATGCAGAACCTGTTGAATGAAGGTGTTTCGGTGCGCGATCTGCGCACTATCGTCCAGACCTTGCTGGAATATGGACCGAAGAGCAACGATACCGAAGTGTTAACGGCTGCGGTGCGTATTGCGCTTAAACGCATGATTGTACAAGAAATAGCCGGTCCGGAAGCAGAAATCCCTGTCATTACTTTGGCGCCTGAGCTGGAACAGATGTTGCATCAGTCTATGCAAGCGACAGGCGGTGAGGGGCCGAATATCGAACCCGGGTTGGCAGAGCGGATGCAAAAATCCCTTGCCAGTGCAGCACAGAAACAGGAGATGGTGGGACAACCCGCTATTTTGCTGACATCGGGTATGCTGCGCGCCACTTTGTCACGATTCGTCAAGCACACTATCCCGAACTTACGGGTGATCTCATATCAGGAAGTGCCTGATGAAAAGCAGATCCGTATTGTTTCCGCTGTAGGCCAGTAG
- the flhF gene encoding flagellar biosynthesis protein FlhF produces the protein MKIKRFFAKDMRAALAQVKDTLGADAVIMSNKKVTGGIEIVAAVDYDEPQPTVAPAPVFSDLSEDKVSLGHIRTESKAKTAPAADSLQALLERQHNRLNQQLAKQPQPGKEDELPAWARGLANDASSKPKQNQPDIGAASTLSSKNNNVKQQQELEAMRQELSSLRNLLTHQVNELMMDYKNRHDPVGAMLERRLLEAEFAPQVANKLASLSQHYSPADLVKALPQSLANLLSNQGDDIVRQGGIVALVGPTGVGKTTTLAKIAARFIAHHGPDSVVLITTDHYRIGAFEQLATYGKIMGCPVKQAQDLNELEQIVYQFRNRKLVLIDTAGMGQRDMRLCQQLDSLTANSRLPIRSFLVLPSTGQRRVLQEAISQFKRIPLAGAILTKLDESVSLGAALSVLIQSGLSLSYTTDGQRVPEDMQVADTLGLAKQALAVLNRTEATDFNPESRSPEMTYAFE, from the coding sequence GTGAAAATAAAAAGATTTTTTGCCAAAGATATGCGTGCTGCGCTGGCACAGGTAAAAGACACCCTTGGGGCGGATGCGGTCATTATGTCTAACAAGAAAGTCACTGGCGGCATTGAGATTGTGGCGGCAGTTGACTACGACGAGCCGCAGCCAACTGTGGCACCGGCACCAGTATTTAGCGATCTCAGTGAAGATAAAGTGTCTTTGGGACATATACGTACCGAAAGCAAAGCTAAAACTGCACCCGCCGCAGACTCGTTACAGGCATTACTGGAAAGACAACACAACCGACTGAATCAGCAATTAGCGAAACAACCGCAACCAGGTAAAGAGGATGAATTACCCGCCTGGGCACGCGGCCTAGCAAATGATGCCAGCAGTAAGCCAAAGCAAAATCAGCCGGATATTGGTGCAGCGTCTACACTCAGTAGCAAAAATAACAATGTCAAACAACAGCAGGAGCTGGAAGCCATGCGTCAGGAGCTGTCCTCTTTACGCAATCTGCTGACTCATCAGGTGAACGAGTTAATGATGGATTATAAGAATCGCCATGATCCAGTGGGCGCAATGCTTGAGCGGCGGCTGCTGGAAGCGGAATTCGCCCCTCAGGTTGCTAATAAATTAGCGTCATTATCACAGCATTATTCTCCGGCTGATCTGGTAAAAGCGTTGCCACAGTCACTTGCTAATCTGCTGAGTAACCAAGGTGATGATATTGTACGTCAAGGGGGCATTGTAGCCTTGGTGGGTCCTACCGGTGTCGGTAAAACCACCACTTTGGCGAAAATTGCCGCAAGATTTATTGCGCATCACGGTCCAGATTCCGTGGTGTTAATCACCACCGATCATTATCGAATCGGAGCCTTTGAGCAATTGGCAACTTATGGCAAGATAATGGGATGTCCGGTAAAGCAAGCCCAAGATCTCAATGAGTTGGAGCAGATTGTTTATCAATTCCGCAATCGTAAACTGGTATTGATTGATACAGCTGGTATGGGGCAGCGGGATATGCGGTTGTGTCAGCAACTTGACAGTCTAACTGCCAACAGCCGCTTGCCTATCCGCAGCTTTTTAGTGCTGCCATCTACTGGACAACGGCGGGTGTTGCAAGAAGCTATCAGCCAATTCAAGCGGATTCCGCTGGCTGGCGCTATATTAACTAAGCTGGATGAATCGGTGTCCTTGGGGGCGGCGTTAAGTGTGTTAATCCAAAGTGGTTTATCGTTGAGTTATACCACTGATGGACAAAGAGTGCCGGAAGATATGCAAGTCGCTGATACGTTAGGATTGGCGAAGCAGGCTCTGGCTGTTTTAAACCGGACAGAAGCGACAGATTTTAACCCTGAATCCAGGTCACCCGAAATGACCTATGCATTTGAGTAA
- a CDS encoding MinD/ParA family protein encodes MTRDQASGLRMINQQQNDKVKVIAVTGGKGGVGKTSVAINTAVALAEKGKRVMVLDADLGLANVDVMLGLRAERNLSHVLSGEAELDDIIVRGPKGIGIIPATSGTQAMVELSPAQHAGLIRAFSEMKTQFDVLIVDTAAGISDMVLSFSRASQDVLVVVCDEPTSITDAYALIKILSREHGVFRFKIVANMVRSLREGMELFAKLSKVTDRFLDVALELVATIPFDENLRKSVRKQKLIVEAFPKSPASIAYHGLANKVISWPIPQQPGGHLEFFVERLVQKPEYQEEGTSE; translated from the coding sequence ATGACCCGGGATCAAGCGAGTGGTTTACGAATGATAAATCAACAACAAAACGATAAAGTAAAAGTAATTGCCGTTACCGGTGGCAAAGGTGGCGTTGGTAAAACCAGCGTTGCAATTAATACTGCCGTGGCGCTCGCAGAAAAGGGCAAGCGAGTAATGGTGCTGGATGCGGATTTGGGGCTGGCTAACGTCGATGTGATGCTGGGTCTCAGAGCCGAACGCAATCTTTCCCATGTGTTGTCCGGTGAAGCTGAACTCGATGACATTATAGTGCGTGGTCCTAAAGGTATTGGGATTATTCCCGCTACTTCAGGTACTCAGGCCATGGTAGAGTTGAGCCCGGCGCAACATGCCGGGTTGATTCGTGCCTTCAGCGAAATGAAAACTCAGTTTGATGTACTCATTGTGGATACTGCTGCTGGCATTTCCGACATGGTGCTGAGTTTTTCCCGGGCCTCACAAGATGTACTGGTGGTGGTTTGTGACGAACCGACATCAATTACTGACGCCTATGCGCTGATTAAAATTCTTAGCCGCGAGCATGGCGTTTTCCGTTTTAAAATTGTGGCGAATATGGTGCGCAGTTTGCGAGAAGGGATGGAACTTTTTGCCAAACTCAGTAAAGTCACCGACCGCTTTCTGGACGTTGCGCTGGAGTTGGTCGCGACGATTCCCTTTGATGAAAACTTACGCAAGTCGGTTCGTAAGCAGAAACTTATTGTGGAAGCCTTTCCCAAGTCCCCAGCCAGTATCGCTTATCATGGCTTAGCCAATAAAGTGATTAGCTGGCCGATACCGCAACAACCCGGCGGTCATCTCGAATTCTTTGTCGAACGTTTGGTACAAAAACCTGAATATCAGGAGGAAGGTACCAGTGAATAA
- a CDS encoding RNA polymerase sigma factor FliA translates to MNKMAAAYAGFDDKSSIVNQYAPLVKRIAHHLLARLPASVQLDDLLQAGMMGLLEAAAKFDGSKGAKFETFAGIRIRGAMIDEIRRGDWLPRSVHRNQRRIAQVIDELEQELGRDARDVEIAERLEMPLDEYHHILSDVSCGKIIGIEDLGGAPDAFFADEMAADDTYEMLANNQFRDALAEAIKLLPERDALVLSLYYDEALNLKEIGAILDVSESRVSQIHSQAMLRLKAKLRHWTQN, encoded by the coding sequence GTGAATAAAATGGCCGCAGCGTATGCCGGTTTTGACGATAAAAGCTCAATCGTTAACCAGTATGCGCCGCTGGTGAAACGGATTGCGCATCATTTACTGGCACGCTTACCGGCTTCTGTCCAACTGGATGACCTCCTGCAAGCTGGCATGATGGGGTTGCTGGAAGCCGCCGCAAAGTTTGATGGTAGTAAAGGCGCCAAGTTTGAGACTTTTGCTGGGATCCGTATTCGAGGCGCGATGATTGACGAGATTCGTCGCGGTGATTGGCTACCACGGTCGGTGCATCGCAATCAACGGCGCATTGCTCAAGTCATTGATGAACTGGAACAGGAGTTGGGGCGCGATGCTCGCGATGTCGAGATTGCGGAACGACTGGAAATGCCACTTGATGAATATCATCACATTCTAAGTGACGTATCTTGCGGTAAAATCATAGGAATTGAAGATCTTGGTGGTGCACCTGATGCTTTTTTCGCCGATGAAATGGCGGCAGATGACACCTATGAGATGCTGGCAAATAATCAGTTTCGTGACGCTTTGGCCGAGGCGATCAAACTTCTGCCGGAAAGAGATGCGCTTGTTCTGTCGCTTTATTATGATGAAGCACTCAATTTGAAAGAAATTGGCGCTATTTTGGATGTTAGTGAGTCTAGAGTCAGTCAGATCCACAGTCAGGCAATGCTACGACTCAAAGCTAAGCTCAGGCATTGGACACAGAATTAA
- the cheY gene encoding chemotaxis response regulator CheY — translation MDKNMKILIVDDFSTMRRIIKNLLRDLGFNNTQEADDGSTALPMLQKGDFDFVVTDWNMPGMQGIDLLRAIRADENLKNIPVLMVTAEAKREQIIAAAQAGVNGYVVKPFTAATLKEKLDKIFERLG, via the coding sequence TTGGATAAAAACATGAAAATTCTTATTGTTGATGATTTTTCAACGATGAGAAGAATTATCAAAAACCTGTTGCGGGATCTTGGGTTTAACAACACCCAAGAAGCCGATGATGGGTCAACTGCGCTACCAATGCTGCAGAAAGGTGATTTCGACTTTGTCGTCACCGATTGGAATATGCCGGGGATGCAGGGCATTGACCTGTTAAGAGCGATTCGAGCTGACGAAAATCTGAAAAATATTCCGGTGTTAATGGTAACTGCTGAAGCCAAACGCGAACAGATCATCGCCGCCGCTCAAGCAGGGGTCAACGGCTATGTCGTTAAACCATTTACTGCGGCAACCCTGAAAGAGAAGTTGGACAAAATTTTTGAACGACTCGGTTGA
- a CDS encoding protein phosphatase CheZ: MMAEKNALITLEQAQHLVELLSAGQQQQADEVVRELCQPIQQELFAEVGKLTRQLHNSLNEFPIDSRLVELTNNDIPDAKERLSFVIDMTEQAANKTMDAVEECLPLSDALSVSLTNIKPSWDRLMRRNLSLEEFKTLCHDVQHFMAQTEADSSRLHELLNQILLAQDFQDLTGQMIRRVIDLVKEVESNLVSLLTMFGAQPNESLTSVRENNIDAEGPIHNASSRQDVVAGQDEVDDLLSSLGF, from the coding sequence ATGATGGCTGAAAAAAACGCGCTCATTACGCTAGAACAAGCTCAGCATTTAGTCGAACTGCTATCGGCCGGACAACAACAACAAGCGGATGAAGTCGTTCGTGAGTTATGCCAGCCTATCCAACAGGAACTGTTTGCCGAAGTCGGTAAACTGACCCGACAGTTACACAATTCGTTAAATGAATTTCCGATTGATAGTCGTTTGGTGGAGCTGACCAATAACGATATCCCTGATGCGAAGGAGCGTTTGAGTTTTGTCATCGATATGACGGAACAGGCGGCCAACAAAACGATGGATGCCGTAGAAGAGTGCCTGCCACTTTCCGATGCGCTCAGTGTCAGCTTGACCAATATCAAACCTTCCTGGGACAGACTGATGCGCAGAAATCTTTCCCTTGAAGAGTTTAAAACGCTTTGCCATGACGTACAGCATTTCATGGCGCAAACCGAAGCAGACTCAAGCCGCTTACATGAATTGCTGAACCAGATTTTGTTAGCGCAGGATTTCCAGGATCTCACTGGGCAGATGATCCGCCGTGTGATTGATTTAGTAAAAGAAGTCGAAAGTAATTTAGTGTCATTGTTGACCATGTTTGGGGCGCAGCCCAATGAGAGCCTTACCAGCGTCAGAGAAAATAATATCGATGCTGAAGGCCCTATTCATAATGCCAGTAGCCGACAGGATGTGGTGGCAGGCCAAGATGAAGTGGACGATTTGCTCTCAAGTCTTGGGTTCTGA
- a CDS encoding chemotaxis protein CheA, producing MAFDVDEEILQDFLIEAGEILELLQEQLVQLENNPDDTDLLNAIFRGFHTVKGGAGFLGLAPMVDVCHEAENTFDLLRTGKRSVSAELMDIILQALDAINVMFGQTQAGEEQQPADPQLLASLKLLSSGAPLPSESGAGAAVDVANETAIADMAETEAADSADALFDEMLASVSPVETPSASAPKPAADSGSIDDIDETEFEALLDALHGQGKGPSTAVTPVKVTPASPQTADDITDDEFEALLDELHGKGKFSNNPEAKPVAVETSGHQVDSDEISEDEFEALLDQLHGKGKAPGLEAAAEKTSVAAAAKAPVTPKAAETIVSAAKTVPTETKAPVPAKEVATSKAVASHPGNSAPQAETTVRVDTARLDQIMNMVGELVLVRNRLVSLGVSREDEDMSKALANLDLVTSDLQGAVMKTRMQPIKKVFGRFPRVVRDLARSLNKDIELRMVGEETDLDKNLVEALADPLVHLVRNSVDHGIEMPDVREACGKSRTGIITLAASQEGDHILLKIEDDGAGMDPEKLKAIAIKRGVLDEDTAARMSNQDAYNLIFAPGFSTKTEISDISGRGVGMDVVKTRITQLNGSVHIDSEKGKGTRLEIKVPLTLAIMPTLMVEVAKQVFALPLSSVNEIFHLDLGKTNVVDGQLTVIVRDKAIPLFYLEQWLNRHPRSIKSGEKRLGHVVIVQLGLKHVGFVVDALIGQEEVVIKPLGALLHGTPGMAGATITSDGGIALILDVPGLLKHYASRSRR from the coding sequence ATGGCCTTTGATGTTGATGAAGAGATCCTGCAGGATTTTTTAATCGAAGCCGGAGAGATTTTGGAATTGCTTCAGGAGCAGTTAGTTCAGCTGGAGAATAATCCAGATGACACCGACTTATTGAACGCAATCTTTCGTGGCTTTCATACCGTAAAGGGCGGTGCCGGCTTTTTGGGACTAGCCCCTATGGTGGATGTCTGCCACGAAGCTGAAAATACCTTTGATTTATTGCGTACCGGCAAACGCAGTGTCAGCGCAGAATTAATGGATATCATCCTGCAAGCGCTGGATGCCATCAATGTGATGTTTGGTCAGACTCAAGCAGGAGAAGAGCAACAACCCGCAGATCCGCAGCTGCTGGCCAGTCTCAAACTGTTGAGTTCCGGCGCACCATTACCCTCTGAATCTGGGGCAGGTGCAGCTGTCGACGTCGCTAACGAAACTGCCATCGCTGATATGGCCGAGACAGAAGCTGCTGACAGCGCTGATGCATTATTTGACGAGATGTTGGCGTCAGTTTCTCCGGTGGAAACACCCTCTGCTTCCGCACCAAAGCCTGCTGCTGACAGCGGCAGCATTGACGATATCGATGAAACTGAATTTGAAGCGTTACTGGATGCCTTGCATGGTCAGGGCAAGGGGCCATCTACCGCGGTAACACCAGTTAAGGTCACCCCCGCATCCCCCCAAACCGCTGATGATATTACAGATGATGAATTTGAAGCCTTATTAGATGAGCTACATGGCAAAGGCAAATTCTCCAATAATCCTGAAGCCAAGCCAGTCGCGGTCGAAACCAGCGGCCATCAGGTGGATTCAGATGAGATATCTGAAGATGAATTTGAAGCGTTGTTAGATCAACTGCATGGCAAGGGTAAGGCTCCAGGACTAGAAGCCGCTGCTGAAAAAACATCAGTGGCCGCGGCAGCTAAAGCACCTGTAACACCCAAAGCGGCTGAAACCATCGTATCTGCTGCTAAAACCGTCCCCACGGAAACTAAAGCTCCAGTTCCCGCCAAAGAAGTTGCAACCAGCAAAGCAGTTGCCAGCCATCCTGGTAATAGTGCGCCGCAAGCGGAAACCACTGTACGTGTAGATACCGCGCGACTAGACCAGATTATGAATATGGTGGGTGAGCTGGTACTGGTTCGTAATCGACTGGTGAGTCTTGGCGTTTCTCGTGAAGATGAGGATATGAGTAAAGCGCTGGCAAACCTGGATCTGGTGACATCAGATCTGCAAGGTGCCGTAATGAAAACCCGAATGCAGCCAATTAAAAAGGTGTTCGGGCGCTTTCCGCGAGTTGTACGCGACCTGGCGCGTAGCCTCAACAAAGATATTGAATTACGCATGGTGGGTGAAGAAACCGACCTGGATAAAAACTTAGTAGAAGCTCTGGCAGATCCGTTAGTACACCTGGTCCGTAACTCTGTAGACCATGGAATTGAGATGCCGGACGTGCGCGAAGCCTGTGGCAAGTCTCGTACGGGGATCATTACCCTGGCAGCGAGTCAGGAAGGCGACCACATCCTCTTGAAAATTGAGGATGATGGTGCGGGTATGGATCCGGAAAAGCTGAAGGCAATTGCCATCAAGCGTGGTGTGCTGGATGAAGATACTGCCGCCAGAATGTCTAATCAGGATGCCTATAACCTGATCTTCGCCCCCGGATTTTCCACAAAAACCGAAATTTCTGATATCTCTGGGCGTGGCGTGGGCATGGATGTGGTGAAAACCCGCATTACGCAGCTTAACGGCTCCGTGCATATTGATTCAGAGAAAGGCAAGGGTACTCGCCTTGAAATTAAAGTGCCGTTGACTTTGGCGATTATGCCAACGTTGATGGTCGAGGTGGCAAAGCAAGTGTTTGCGCTACCTTTGTCCAGCGTGAATGAAATCTTCCATCTAGATCTGGGTAAAACCAATGTGGTGGATGGCCAGTTGACCGTGATTGTCAGAGACAAAGCAATACCACTTTTTTATCTGGAACAATGGCTTAATCGTCATCCCCGGAGTATTAAATCAGGTGAAAAGCGCCTGGGGCATGTAGTCATTGTGCAGTTGGGGTTAAAGCATGTCGGCTTTGTCGTTGATGCATTAATTGGTCAGGAAGAAGTGGTGATCAAGCCATTGGGTGCCCTGTTGCATGGAACTCCAGGGATGGCCGGTGCCACCATTACGTCTGATGGAGGAATTGCGCTGATCCTGGACGTACCGGGATTGCTAAAGCATTACGCTTCCCGCTCCAGACGCTGA